AAACCTGATGCAAATCGAAATTAACTCTTTTAAAAGAACCGCTCCATTTTATTTTCAAAGATTGTTTGATCAGTCGCCTTTGATTTGGAAACCATAAAATGAGTCCAGTAAGGAGCATGATGATAAAAATCACAACCGACCATCCTTGTATAAATTCCCCAAAATCGCCTAACAATAAATTGCGGTGTATTTCTAAAACGGTATTCAGCCAGTCGGAGCCTTGTTCTTTAATCAGAGTTCCATCGTAAGGATTAAAATAGTACGTTTTTTTCTTTTTGGTAGAAATCTCAACTGCCGCATTTGGTTCTTCACGGTTTATTTTTAGAGCCGTAATTTTCTTTTTAGGTTCAAGATGTTCGTAATTTTCAAGTATCGTTTTTAATCCTATAAAAGGCTTCTGCTGAACGGGAACGTGTAAATATTCTTGATGTGAAAAATCACGGATTTCTTCTTCAAAAACATACAGAAATCCAGTAATGCTCACTATAAAAACAATGAGGCCCGATGCTAAACCGAGCCACAAATGTATTTGTCTGATAGTATTTTTAAAACCTTTGGTCATAATTGTAATAAAGTCCAAATGTAGAGAATATCATTGGAAATGATAAACACAGATATTAGAATTTAAAAGTAATATTTCCTGTTACTCTCGTTGGATTTTGCGCTGCTAAACGATACGACCAATATTTTTCATTCGTAAGATTGTCTACTTTTAATCCTAATCTGTATTTTGGTCTGTCGTAGAAAACAGAAGCATCTAGAACAGTATATTCAGGAATACTAAATTTGAAATCAGCAGTATTGGTTTGATAGTAACGGCTTCCATAAATTCCTCCAATACCAAATCCCAGACCAGATGCAGCACCTTCCGTTAAACGGTAACTTGCCCAAAGATTGGCAGTTGTTGGTGAACCCGCAGTTGTTGGTCGTAATCCGTTTGTGCTTGGACTTGCTTTAGTAAGTCTACTGTCATTATACGTATAACCCGCTACAATGTTTAATCCGCGAATTGGGTTTGCAATAAACTCTGCTTCAAAACCTTTACTTAACTGTGTTCCATCCTGAATTTGAAAGTTTACGTGATCAGGATCTTCACGAGTAACATTCGTAACTTGAATATCATAGTAACTAAAAGTAGCACTGATTTTGCTGAAATCAAATTTTAATCCTCCTTCTAACTGATTGGCTTGGTTTGGTTTAAAAGTATTTCCGTTAAAATCAGAACCACCCACGTTATTAAATCCGTTCATGTAATTTCCAAAAACAGATACTTTTTCCTTTACGATTTGGTAAACCGCTCCAAATCGAGGAGAAAATGCTGTTTGATTGTAATTTCCAGTAGTAAGATTGGTACTTGGGTAATAAGCTCCTTTATTGATATAACGATCTGCTCTAAGACCAGCCATTACGATTAATTTTTCCGTAACATTTAATACGTCAGATACATAAGCGCTATAGGTTCTTTCGTTATTAGAAACAAAATTTGAGTAAGTAGCGGCAGCAAATAATGGTTTTATTTTCTCAAGAGTAAAGTTGTTATAAGCCGCTCCTGGTTCTCTATAATTGATAGCTGGCATGTTTACCGATGCATCGTTACGAGTTGCACGAAGACTATAGAAATCAAAACCGGCAACAACTCGGTTACGAAGATTTCCAATTTTAAAATCACCATTAAAATTCTGTTGAATATCAGTTCCGTAATAAGGATAATCTTGGTTGGTAACTTGTTGTCTTAGTGTTTCATTACTTAATGCAGTCAATTGTACTACATATCCTTCCGACGATGATCTTGTACGCGAAATAACGGTTTGCGACGTCCATTCATCTGACATTTTATATTTCAACTGAGCAAATATGTTGTATTGCTGACTCGTGTAATTCACTGTATTATTGGCAAATGAAAGTTTATAAGGAATTTGCATTTCTTCAATACTATGTGCTGTAGCATCTGCTTTTGTATACGGCGCTAATCTTGTCGGAGAAGTTCCTTTTGAAGCACTAAATTCAGCATCGATAAGTAAAGTCAATCTTTCGTTTACCTGATATGAAAAACTTGGCGCTATAAAAAAGCTTTTGTTGAATCCAGCATCTTGAAAACTTCTTTCGCTGTGTAAAGCTGTGTTGATTCTAAAAAGAGCTGTTTTTTCTTCGTTAAGCGGTGTATTGATATCAGCGGTAAAACGATTCAAATCCCAATCTCCAGCAGAATAGGAAACTTCACCTTTAAAGAAATCAAAAGGCTTTTTGGTAACTCGGTTAAACAATCCTCCAAAAGAAGAAATCGTACTTCCAAACAAAGTGGCCGATGGCCCTTTAATAACCTCAATACGTTCTAAGTTAGACGGATCGATAGTAGTATAAGTAAAACTTCCAACTCCGTTTCGTACCAATTGAGGCGTTGCAAAACCTCTAGAAATGTTGGTTGTTCTGCCTTGGTTTCGAACTTCTGCAATACCAGCTCCGGGAACGTTTTTAAAAGCACTGTTATAATCGGTGATCACTTGTTCCTTCATAAGTTCTTTACTTACAATGGTATAAACCTGAGGATTTTCCATGTTTTTTAGTTTCATTTTCGAAACCTCTTCACTTTCTTTTTTGGCAAAACGATTTCCTCCAGAACTCACAATTACTTCTTCTAATTTTTGCGAAGTATACGTTAGTTCAAAATCAAGTTTTGCATCTGTATTGTTTTGATCTACTAAAACAGTAGCAGGAGAAGCATCGTATCCGTTTAATTTAATTTCAACTAAATACGTTCCAAAAGGAATATTTCTTAGCTGGTAGGAACCATCAGAATCAGTTGTGGTAGTTTTATTTAATTCTGAAATTTTAATGGTGGCACCTTGTAAAGAATTTCCGTCTTTCAAAATAGCGTGACCCGAAATTGTTCCCACTGTTGATTGAGAAAAAGCTGTTTCTGAACCTAAGAAGATTGCCAGAAAAGCAAGAAACACATGTAGTAAAATATTGTTACTAAGTGTTTTAAAAATTGTTTTCATATAAAATCTGTAATTTATTCTTATTTAGACTGATTACAAATATATTAAATGAGACAAACTTCTAAGAGTAAGATTAAAATTTTCTTAAAAAATAATTAAAATGTTAACATAGAGATTTGTGCCAAATTTCAAAGCTGATATTTGGATAATGAATAGGGAAGTGTGTATAGATTTTAAATCGAATTTCGATCAATAAAATTAAACGGAACTTTTACCTGTCCTTTTTCTTTGTTTAAGATCATTCGGGCGGCGGTTTCTCCCATTACATTAAAATCAGTTGACATAACGGTAATGCCTAAAAGCTCTTTTAAAGGCGTATCATTATAAGAGATCACACCAATTTCTTTTCCTAAAACAAACTCTTCATCTCGAATCTGTTTCATTAAATTTACCAGATCAGATTCTTCGATTGTAATAAATAAATCACCTTTCTTCAGAATCATATCGTCATACACTTCACTCAAAATCTCAAAATTGATTTCGTGTTCAACGCAGAATTTTCTAAAACCATGTAAAATTCTTCTCGGATACGGATAAACGGCTTTATCCGGATATACCAAAATTAAACGTTTGTATTTTGTTATTTTAGAAAGTCCTTCTTTTAGAGCATTATAAATATCATTTTCGAAATCCTGATAAATTTTGATGACATCATCACCAGTTCCTAATTTGATATTGTCTA
This is a stretch of genomic DNA from Flavobacterium endoglycinae. It encodes these proteins:
- a CDS encoding PepSY-associated TM helix domain-containing protein, which translates into the protein MDFITIMTKGFKNTIRQIHLWLGLASGLIVFIVSITGFLYVFEEEIRDFSHQEYLHVPVQQKPFIGLKTILENYEHLEPKKKITALKINREEPNAAVEISTKKKKTYYFNPYDGTLIKEQGSDWLNTVLEIHRNLLLGDFGEFIQGWSVVIFIIMLLTGLILWFPNQRRLIKQSLKIKWSGSFKRVNFDLHQVLGFYASIFLLLIAFSGTYFKYDTVKKTVSLVTGSKLRKGDEVISNQKIDSTTIPVRYNAIYENANSKYPGATSVSFSIRKTGELRLRMTYPNNWARNQNTIFFDGKTGQMLRTKLYKDNNAADVYEASNHDLHTGVFFGLAGKIIWSLVSLISASLPITGFIIWWKKGKKKSKPKKVKA
- a CDS encoding TonB-dependent receptor; translation: MKTIFKTLSNNILLHVFLAFLAIFLGSETAFSQSTVGTISGHAILKDGNSLQGATIKISELNKTTTTDSDGSYQLRNIPFGTYLVEIKLNGYDASPATVLVDQNNTDAKLDFELTYTSQKLEEVIVSSGGNRFAKKESEEVSKMKLKNMENPQVYTIVSKELMKEQVITDYNSAFKNVPGAGIAEVRNQGRTTNISRGFATPQLVRNGVGSFTYTTIDPSNLERIEVIKGPSATLFGSTISSFGGLFNRVTKKPFDFFKGEVSYSAGDWDLNRFTADINTPLNEEKTALFRINTALHSERSFQDAGFNKSFFIAPSFSYQVNERLTLLIDAEFSASKGTSPTRLAPYTKADATAHSIEEMQIPYKLSFANNTVNYTSQQYNIFAQLKYKMSDEWTSQTVISRTRSSSEGYVVQLTALSNETLRQQVTNQDYPYYGTDIQQNFNGDFKIGNLRNRVVAGFDFYSLRATRNDASVNMPAINYREPGAAYNNFTLEKIKPLFAAATYSNFVSNNERTYSAYVSDVLNVTEKLIVMAGLRADRYINKGAYYPSTNLTTGNYNQTAFSPRFGAVYQIVKEKVSVFGNYMNGFNNVGGSDFNGNTFKPNQANQLEGGLKFDFSKISATFSYYDIQVTNVTREDPDHVNFQIQDGTQLSKGFEAEFIANPIRGLNIVAGYTYNDSRLTKASPSTNGLRPTTAGSPTTANLWASYRLTEGAASGLGFGIGGIYGSRYYQTNTADFKFSIPEYTVLDASVFYDRPKYRLGLKVDNLTNEKYWSYRLAAQNPTRVTGNITFKF